Genomic DNA from Calditrichota bacterium:
TGGGTGCCTACTACCACGACATCGGCAAGATGGAGAAACCCGACTATTTCGTCGAAAACCAACGGGGCGGCCGCAACCCGCAGGACCGGCTCAGCCCTACAATGAGCGCCCTGGTGCTGCTCAACCACGTGCGGCGCGGCGTGGAAATGGCCAAGGAACACGGACTGCCCGTGGAGATCCGGGATTGCATCGAACAGCACCACGGCACCTCCGTGATGGCCTACTTCTACGAGAAGGCAAAGGGACAAAACGGGGGCAATGCAGTGCGGGAGGACGAATTTCGCTACCCAGGGCCCAAACCCCAGACGAAGGAGACCGCATTGCTCATGCTCGCCGACGCCGTGGAGGCAGCATCGCGCTCCCTGCGCGATCCGTCCGTGAGCAGGCTGAGGGCCTTGGTTTCGCAAATCATTGATGACCGGTTCCGCGCGGGAGAACTGGATGAGAGCCCTCTCACCTTGCGGGATCTGAACAAGGTGGGCGAGGCCTTTCTCAAGATCCTCATCGGGCGTTACCACCACCGCGTGGAATACCCGAAGAGCGAGGGTCAGGACGCCGCCAGCCAGGAGGCCAGGCGGTGAGAAAGGAAAGCGGTGTGGTGCGCGTGTTCAATGCCCACCCGAGAAGGCATTTTCCGGTGCGGCAGATCAAGAGGTTGGCGGAGCTGGTCCTGACGGCCGAAGGCGCCAGCGAGGCGCGCGACGTCAACGTGGTGCTTTGTGACGATGACCGGCTGCAGGAACTGAACAGGCGTTTCCTTGGGCACGACTACCCTACTGACGTAGTGGCTTTTCAACTGGCAGACGAGCCTGGGGTGGTGGAGGGCGAAGTCTACGTGAGCCTGGACCGCGCAGATGAACAGGCCCGCACCGTGGGGGTGCGCTTTGAAAACGAAGTCGGTCGCCTGGTTGTCCACGGCATCCTGCATTTGCTCGGGTATGAGGATGAAGAGGCCGCGGCTGCAGGGCAAATGCACGTGCGTCAGGAGGAATACCTGAGACTCTTCGCAGAAAGGCAAGCCGCTACGGAGAGCAAGAGAGGGAATTGAGAGGTGTTCGGCTCGGTACTCATTGGGCTGGTCTTTCTCGTACTGCTGGTTGGATTCTCGGCGATGACCTCCGCAGCGGAGACGTCGTTTTTCGCCCTTTCGCAGTTAGAGCTTGAACGGATGCGCGAGGGAGGAAAGGGATCAGCTGCCCAGGTTGTTCGTCTTCGCGCGCAGCCACGTCGGCTCCTGGTCACCATTCTGACGGCCAATACGGCGGCGAATGTGGCGGCGGCCGTGGTTGCCACGCTCACTTTCACGCGCCTTGCCGAGCCGCTCGGCCTAAGCCGCAGCTTAGCGGCAACCCTTGCGGGGGTCGCCATCACCGTGGCGATTCTGGTCTTCGCGGAGCTGACGCCGAAGCTCATTGCCACCCGCAACCCTCTCCACATAGCAACTCGTCTGTCGGGCTTTGTGCTGGTGCTCTGGTACCTCCTCTACCCGGTCACCCTCTTCCTCAACGCTGTGGCCGATGGAGTTGCGCGCCTTCCTGGCGCTCGTCCTGAGGGCCTTGCCCTTTCCCAGGATGAGCTGAAAGCGATGGTCGAGGTGGCTGATCAGCATGGCTACCTGGAGGAGGAAGAGCGGGAGATGATCCACTCCATCTTTGAGTTCGGGGAAACGCAGGTGCGTGAGATCATGGTGCCGCGTATGGACATGGTATGCGCAGAAACGGGCGCGAGCATGGCCGAACTGGTGGAGCTCATTACCCGTCACGGCCACACGCGCATCCCTCTCTACGAGCACAATATCGACAACATCCGTGGGATCATCCACGCCAAAGACCTGCTGCCCTATTTGAACCAACCTGAGGCCAGACCGTCACTGGAAAGCCTTGCGCGGCCGGCC
This window encodes:
- the ybeY gene encoding rRNA maturation RNase YbeY yields the protein MRKESGVVRVFNAHPRRHFPVRQIKRLAELVLTAEGASEARDVNVVLCDDDRLQELNRRFLGHDYPTDVVAFQLADEPGVVEGEVYVSLDRADEQARTVGVRFENEVGRLVVHGILHLLGYEDEEAAAAGQMHVRQEEYLRLFAERQAATESKRGN
- a CDS encoding HlyC/CorC family transporter, encoding MFGSVLIGLVFLVLLVGFSAMTSAAETSFFALSQLELERMREGGKGSAAQVVRLRAQPRRLLVTILTANTAANVAAAVVATLTFTRLAEPLGLSRSLAATLAGVAITVAILVFAELTPKLIATRNPLHIATRLSGFVLVLWYLLYPVTLFLNAVADGVARLPGARPEGLALSQDELKAMVEVADQHGYLEEEEREMIHSIFEFGETQVREIMVPRMDMVCAETGASMAELVELITRHGHTRIPLYEHNIDNIRGIIHAKDLLPYLNQPEARPSLESLARPAIFVPESKPINDMLKEFQAQRTHMAIVVDEYGGTVGLVTLEDVIEEIVGEIQDEYDEEPSLVRRIDDHTWLVDAKINIEELNEALGLQLPTEEGYDTLGGFLLQRM